CTTGAATAACTGCTCTGATCAACTCTAGCTTACCTGCATAAGATAAAGACTTCCTGCTCCATCCCTGAATCAAGTCAGTAATCTTGGAAAGCAAGGGAGCAAAGTGACATACATTTAATCTAGATGATAAAAGGGGAACACCCAAGTATCTAAAAGGGAAGTCACCCAAGCTAAATCCAGTAAGCTGCTGAATATGAGAAAGCTCATGAGGCCTAATACTGGCTGAGTATATGGCAGATTTATCAGAGCTGATGGAAAGCCCTGAAATCCTACAGAAGTGCTGAAGTTTGGCAAACATAGTTGACACATAAGGGATGTCTCCTCTAGATAGAAGCATAATATCATTTGCAAAAGCCAAATGAGATAGCTGAATACCTGCACAGTtgggatgaaatttaaaattggcaTCATCCTTGAGGCTGCTCATATATCTGGAAAAGTACTTCAAACAAAGCACAAACAGATAAGGGGAGAGAGGATCCCCTTGTCTAAGACCTTGCTTCCTTTAGTGTGACAGTCAATGGATCCATTTATAGCTACTACATGCATTAGTATAAGACCCTGCTTCCTTTAGTATAACTTTCATTTGCGCTTAAATATTTGCTGATTGAGTATTAATCCATTTATGGccacttcaaataaaaaaataaaatatcaaatatttaaattacaaatataataataataataaaactaaaatattgttttaaataatcaaattattaataccagttaattttaaaaaataaatttattaaaatatcaaaatatatattgtgcaagttatttaaatatttaaaatactattttataatttggttATTGAAGTCTggaaggagaaaaataaatcaagtaAACGTGTTGTAAATACTCAGATTGTGATTGTGTTAaccaataattaattatttaatttcaaattataaaaataaaattaataaaaacagaTTTTGTTGGATTTTAAAATGAAACCAATCAGAATATATAAATCGGTATTTGCAAATCACgtccaataatgataataatgagTGGAAATCACGtataaaattgtataataatgttttatctatataaaatgatatttatataaaattaactaataataaaatatataattgaatcaaattaaatatcaaatatttaaattacaaatataataataataataattaaaatattattttaaatattcaaatcattAATATcagttgattttaaaaataattttattaaaatattaaaatatatattgtgcaagttatttaaatatttaaaattttattattaaagtctggaaggagaaaaataaatcaattaaatgtgTTATAAATATTAAGATTGTGATTTGTTAAccaataactaattaattattttctaatttcaagcttcaaactataatttattaattgagctaaatttggaattaaaatattaaaatatatattattcaagttatttaaatattaaaaatattattttattatttggttaTTAAAGTGTGGAAGGAgaatataaatcaattaaatgtaTTATAAACATTAAGATTGTGATCCtgttaatcaataattaattaattattttttcatttcaaaattcaaattataatttatttattgagttaaatttgaaatgtaaaaagttTGACATCCGTTTATTAAAACATGACACATGTGCTGATAGTCACAGTTAGCAACGGTCTTTTGTATAGTATATGATATGTGATATGACATATTAATCTAGATATCACTATTTACTtgacctttttttattattatagtgaaaattcaaaatttaagatttaatgaaaaattaaagcaatttaaaaatgaaagaatgaaattattaaaccaatgattaaatctttatttattatttattaatttgatttgatttaattaattaattagaattgatttaattacatttaattcAAGAATGAGCCAAAGGAGAACACGTAGCAGCttacaaattatataaaaccttcttttataatatatagatatagattatAATCTAAACTTTTTATATAATGATAAAGATCGGTAGaattttgatatataaaaattcatatgAGCACTCATACATTTAGTAAGCAAAAATTGCATTTAtttgatataataaatataattttgagtaaaaatattaaagttaatTGTTTAATACTTTTAATATTTCCTATAATTAATActgtgaattaaaatatatattaacgtaAATACTACATTAAAAACATTGTATGCTACATCAATACTTCTTTTAAAGCCTAATTTACTATGATCtaatttaatatacatatatatatatatatatatatatatatatatatatataagagtcAATTAATTTCAACTACcattagtaaattaaataatttcaactaTAAAAGCCAATCaatcattatataaaaaagttcaCTGCATGTTTAGAATTTGGCATAAAAAGTAGtttagaagagagaaaaaaaatccctctatataaaaatactattttttaagaaatagtgAATTCTTAAGTTTTATGTCATATTCCCAAACGTTATATGAATCCATTTCCTATTCACTACATGCAACAAACCAATTTAGTATAACTTTCATTTGCGCTTAAATATTTGCTGATtgagtattaaatatttgatattttatttttttatttgattatatgttttatttgattatatgttttattattatttacttttatacaaatatcattttatacagacaaaatattattatacaatttttatatgTGGTTTCCActcattattatcattattggacGTGATTTGCAAATACTGATTTACATATTTTGattggttttattttaaaatccaacaaaatatgtttttattaattgtgttttttttttacctcttttaaGATTATCTTTTTCTCATTCCTTCACACTATATATAGATAGAGCGTTATCGCACAATCCCATataggtctttttttttttttttttcctttccttctgtTGAAGGGCCATATGAATTCAAAAGAAAGAGTGACTGATAaatcttattttgatttaaacgAAGAAGAGATTGTGTTGACGACTTTTTTTCCAGTGACATTATCTTCTAGGACTGTTGTTGCACatgttagtatttttataaCGTTTCATTAACATATTACATTATTCGTAATTGTTATACTAGTTTGTTTCCTTGCCATAGAATTCCAACAACAAGACTTGGTCAAGAATGACATGCAAAtgcttataaattattttactcagTTGATGAAGATGACAATTCGTTGTACGAGTGTGAAATACTGAAGAAGGTGGACATATATAGACGAACTGAGCGTTCTCTTGAAAGTGATTGGATGCAtttcatgaagaaaaaaaaaaggatttcaaaaaaggataaaggctacatttaaaaaatcttcggcataaaaactttcttttaatttgaagTATCCATAGATTGAACCATAAGTTTATCTTTGTATCTTTATCTCAAGAGATATAAAAcatgtaatataaattttattatctatattacaaaaatataaataaatgcttctaaatttggttttatgttatatttaaattttgatttgcaTTATTTCTTGAGtttattaatgaaattattaaaatcatatattataattgCTTTTAAATTAGTGGGATTAATTACATTCTAACTTGAGTAAAATCATATATTGGAGTTATTGTAATAGAAAGAAATTGATCGTGTGTCTATTAACCAAATTTGACTAATAAAATCTTTATTATCACTAACCATTAAATTGAGATGAACACAATATATATTTCCTCTTATGCAtatattccttcttttttttttacctttcattGATTAGTAAATCATTTCACacatttaaattattcttaacATTTGTATTCAggaattttgaaagtttatataTTCTTCTTCTAATCTTTGAGTTAAtgatgtaaattaaaataatataaaaaggtcACTTGAGATTTTTTCTCCAATCTAGAATAACGTTGATTAATGAAgattcttcatccttaacatattttaaacctatatcaattaaaagtaaaataaatattcaccttattgattttttattttctaccaATCCGATGCCATAATGTGGGATATAATCAAATGTCAtcgaaaatcttttttttttttttgtagaatttTCATCTCataattagttataaaaaaataatcagaaaaAGTATCATAAATGAAATGGCTAGATAATTTATGTGGTTGATGATAATTTATGACACTTGATAGGTGTTACGCGGTTAATCGTCTTTCACgcattggataatttttttaataatatttattttatatttcataacaattttatgttttaagtttctataatattcatatattatttatgttttctattattatatttatagtcCTATTGTATTGTTACAATATattcttattaaatatttttaacaatataataaattattccaAATTACCTCCTAAAATTGTGATGCACGGTGTTCATACTAGTACATATCTAAAATAGAGAATTTGGTCTTTACTTTTTTAAGatcattttcttcttgataatattaaatattacatatatattaattaatcctCCTTTGTTTCTATTCCTCACtttctttagatttttttttttgttttgcaaatcAAAGATTTTATCTCTTTGATAGAGGAACTTGATAACTTCCTTGATTCCACTGTGACTATTGCCACACTCACATTGTCATGCTTCATAAGTGccttattttcaatttctttctctttcttgtaCTATTGCCACACTCACATTGTCATGCTTCATAAGtgccttatttttaatttctttctctttcttttttttaacattttttaaatttattcggATAAATATTGGTATTTACAACATCCAAACTTAATTTGATTACTAAATTTGCccaataaattttcatttgcctaggattaaaataattatatatacaaatgacTCTTCTATCACTAGTGTATTCTCTTTCTCAATTATCTCCCATCTCTCAATGAACAATACAAACTTTATCTCTATGTATCTTTAGTCCTCCGCGTCACACAACACTTTCCATCAAAATTTAACTCATTGAATGAaagtattttcaatttattgaaAGATCTTTGTGCTTTCAATAATTATATGTGATTCTAAATCATTGAAggtatcaatttaataatgttgtgagtgcttattattttttaaaaaaatatatttattaatcaatTGTTTTGAGATCTCTTTCTTGTAACCATCTATTTTTCATGTTAGGGCATTTGCGTGGGACTCCAAATCAGTCAAGATACTAAtttcaaatcaattatttgttttactCCTTGCCtgcattagaaaaaaataataactcccTCCATTCTATAAATCCTTTTGCCCCATCTTTGTCGGTCCATTTTCTTTATTAGcgtcttatttattttacataattttgatATGTGTGTGCAGATATGCATTTGATTTAGGAAAGAAGATTAATTGGCAAATGAACAAGTTTGAATAACCACCCTTATCTTAGATATTGACTAATCattcttatatatatgttttattcttttcttttataggTGTTAAGATTATGCTTGATAGTTTAAGAGTATTAGAAAACAGaaagattgaaaagaaaatttaaaaaaaagaataaagaatttgtTAGGCAAatccagaaaaagaaaaacatgtattAGTTAAAGGAtaagttgaaaaataaatattcacaaaaaaattaaactgacATGAAAACGtgtatttctttctcttctacaTTTCTTTCGTGCCCTTTGCTCTCATTATACTCACCCACGAAAGCAACCCCCTTACCGTTTTACATGGTTAAGAAGACTAAAATAATCCTTCAAATACAATGCTATCGGATGGTTCGTATCAATTTGGTAAAATTGCACTTTTAGTCTCTCAGTTTATCTTTAATTTCGGATCTAGTTCCCcgataatttaattcataaatttggtctcccagttttataaatcctACAAAATTAGTCCTGAAAACCCGatttggacgttgaccgttaacctcagatgttgactgtcacgtgtcaatGCCACGTGTTAACGTCTGAGTGGTTCCCTGTAAAGGCTTCATTTTTTAGGTAAATTTACACTTTTGGTCCCTcagttttactccaatttcgattttggttcccctataatttaattcacacatttggtcctccagttttataaatccctttTATAAATTCAGCCAAATTTCCTTACCGGAGaagttgtatttcaaatttcaaacaaaaataccatTGTCATTCATAAGCCACTTAAGCAGTCGTATGCACATAATACCGTATGGGggagcaaaaaaaaagaaaaaaaaagagcggGTTATTAAAACTCCTCAAAACTCATTTTAATCTAAGAAAAACTATGTGGTATGGATAAAAATAAGCTATTATCACCATTCACTAGAAAACTATGGTTTATGGGAGAGAGACAAAGAGTGATTTTTCTCTCGGTTCCAAGTGAGTAAAAAATTTGCGATGAAAAAGAAGTGCGAGATTTATCAAGACCTACCATGTCTCTAGCACCAGTGGCTAAACCATTCAAAAGACCGATTTTGCAGGACCAATTTataaagggatttataaaactgagGGACCAAAtgtgtaaattaaattatagggggaccaaaatcaaaattggagtaaaattgggggaccaaaagtataatttttccttaaaaaaatagagcCTTTACAAGAAATCACTCAGACattgacacgtgacagtcaacgTCTGAGGTTAACAGTCAACGTCCAAATCGAACTTTCAGAACCAAATTTATAGGATTTATAGAATTGGGgaaccaaatttgtgaattaaattattggaGGACCAGATCTAAAATTGGAgataaactaaaagatcaaaaatgCAATTTTACCTATCAATTTTTTATGTACATGCTCGTTTGTTATTTTCTACCCTGCTGTCTCATTCAATTGCTATTATGATTGCACGCTCCTCCAAAACAGTATCCCATTTTCTACTAAAGTCAGGAGGCTCTCGCAAAATATGTTTGATCTCATTtgccttttctatttttcctcttcttttatGTTTCACTTTTTGGCACATTGCTTCTCCTTGATCTCCTAGAGATTTTGGATTTGACCCATTTTGATTTTCAGGTTCTTATCTCTGAAAACAGCAGGGTACTAAAGTCAGTACCATGCTGTTTTTCAGGTTCTTAACAACTATCTTCTTAAATTTGCATATAGCAGAAGAAGTTTCCAGTgagtatcattttttttctctcattttcttagtTTTCAAGCCAAGATTTTAAGAATAtcccatttgttttttttaatcccaggcaattattttattttttgtttttggcaaAGTGACCCACATGGCTATGCTCTGGTGACTTGACCACCACATTACCCTCGGTCTCCTTCAACCATTTGCCAACGTTAATGGATGTGATTAAGGTTGTAGATGatgtttttttctaataaaaatcgTATCTTGAAGTTTAATGGTTGGTAGTTAAAGGTGTGTGATAACAATCACTAATGAGGTTTATGTCATGAATTgcttcattttgtttttggttttctttaCTGTTAGTCATGGTACTCTCGCAAGAGGCTCCTCACCACTCCTTTCAGTTTCAGGACATACGTCATCATTCATCACACTTCATTACTCAttcttatttctatttattttaattttctgaaGGATGATTGGTTTATTTCCAATAAGAGTTTGATCAAACCCAAATATTTCATAGATCGAGCTTAACATTCATCATAAACTCATTCATTCCTTAATACTCTTAGCTTCCtatttgtatttctttttttttttttctttctatttttcatgTTGAAGAAATATAACTTTCGAACCTTCATTATTGAGAAATTGAGATTGAAAAGCTGTTCAATTTTTCTAAAGTTGTGAACTTTTTTCCTCAAAACTCAAGCAAAACCTTTAGTGTTGAAATCCtggaatttattttgtatttttctgtgggtaagttgtttttttataccaattctacaaaatatttgtttttggcCTCTAGAATatttgatgcatcaaattttgaatttttttattcatttatttatttccattattGAAGTTTTCTTTTAAGAGAAGTCATTTGTAATTTCGTATCAAAACTTTATCTTTTGTGTGTGTTCTTCCTATATATACTAAACTAACAGAAACTGTACCAAGTGCATGAGAGATCAAGATTGGATTTAGAATTTAGAACAAAACACTGAGAATTAGGTTACGTGGATAATCAGTTTGATCAATTAAAAGTTTTTCTCCTCATTTATACTGAATCTTTCTTGAACTTCATGacgagggagacaaacaaagtGTGTGTcttatatttaaagttaaaagaAGGTGAAGTTAAAAAAAGCAAGAATGGTAATTCCATAGAAAAATCTTATTATATTCTTAAGTGGAAAAAACATCATTAACATAAACAagaataaaagcaaaaaaaaaaaaaccgtttGAAACTCAACATAATTTAAACCAACTTTTAatgatgaatttttatttaaaaggaaaaataatgattttaattttaagactgAAAAAGGATAACAAAAAAATTCCCTCTTTATTTGATCcaattttaaagttttaaaatttcctttttttaaactGCATGTTGATAATTCTTGAAGTAAGTAACCAaccatttttattaaatgaaaaatatttttaaaacaaaaattaaatttaaagtacTGGTTtctttcataaatataataaattttagaaaaacgaaagcagaaatattttttttaaattttttatttgttttaaaatttttaataaattttagaaaactaaaagcaggaaaataacttttgaaacacaacataattataaacctatttttaaaaatatttttataattttaaaaatcatttattttttaaaaggaaaaatttgtgattttaaaaACTCTCATATTTCGAGAAGaggaaatccaaaaaaaaaaaaaatagtataaagaaacacaataacaaaataaaaatagaaatggagATGTGATAACACTTGAGTTTCAATCAGAGTGATAGTgatagattgaaaaaaaaacacatactttatattcttttttgattaaaaaagacacatacctatttttaaaaatagatttttataatttttaaaaccatttattttttaaaaggaaagatagtgattttaaaaattctcaTATTTTGAGAAGagtaaatccaa
Above is a window of Glycine soja cultivar W05 chromosome 12, ASM419377v2, whole genome shotgun sequence DNA encoding:
- the LOC114380322 gene encoding uncharacterized protein LOC114380322 codes for the protein MSSLKDDANFKFHPNCAGIQLSHLAFANDIMLLSRGDIPYVSTMFAKLQHFCRISGLSISSDKSAIYSASIRPHELSHIQQLTGFSLGDFPFRYLGVPLLSSRLNVCHFAPLLSKITDLIQGWSRKSLSYAGKLELIRAVIQGIMNFWMGIFPLPQFVLDRINASCRNFLWGKADIGKNKPLVAWCETHYFGIPMVPNDDNNSIGNNASKSILDL